The Lycium barbarum isolate Lr01 chromosome 10, ASM1917538v2, whole genome shotgun sequence genome includes a region encoding these proteins:
- the LOC132614780 gene encoding uncharacterized protein LOC132614780 isoform X1: protein MISVGKIKQYTNVLEKPLSKGKQEVSLSGFAFLFSELVQYNQTQVDNITELERRLEDAGYSVGARTLELLCHREKGNRRETRLLGILSFVHSTVWKVLFGKVADSLEKGTEHEDEYMISEKELLVNRFISIPKDMGAFNCGAFVAGIVRGVLENAGFPAVVTAHFVPVEGQHRPRTTILIKFAEEPVQVLRREATLG from the exons ATGATAAGTGTAGGGAAGATCAAACAGTACACAAATGTCCTTGAGAAACCCCTTAGCAAAGGCAAACAAGAG GTTAGTTTGAGTGGTTTTGCTTTCTTGTTTTCGGAGCTTGTTCAGTACAATCAGACTCAAGTGGACAACATTACTGAATTAGAGCGAAG GTTGGAGGATGCTGGATATTCTGTTGGAGCACGGACATTGGAACTCCTCTGCCATAGGGAAAAG GGAAATAGAAGGGAGACACGACTACTGGGTATATTATCATTTGTACACAGCACAGTATGGAAGGTTTTGTTTGGGAAG GTTGCTGACTCACTTGAGAAAGGCACTGAACATGAAGATGAATATATGATTAGTGAGAAGGAGCTCCTTGTCAATAG ATTCATTTCAATTCCAAAAGATATGGGTGCATTCAACTGTGGAGCTTTTGTTGCGGGTATTGTAAGG GGAGTTTTGGAAAATGCGGGTTTCCCAGCGGTAGTGACAGCTCATTTTGTCCCTGTGGAGGGGCAGCACCGACCACGGACAACAATTTTGataaaatttgctgaagag CCTGTACAGGTACTAAGAAGGGAAGCAACACTAGGTTGA
- the LOC132614780 gene encoding uncharacterized protein LOC132614780 isoform X2 → MISVGKIKQYTNVLEKPLSKGKQEVSLSGFAFLFSELVQYNQTQVDNITELERRLEDAGYSVGARTLELLCHREKGNRRETRLLGILSFVHSTVWKVLFGKVADSLEKGTEHEDEYMISEKELLVNRFISIPKDMGAFNCGAFVAGIVRGVLENAGFPAVVTAHFVPVEGQHRPRTTILIKFAEEVLRREATLG, encoded by the exons ATGATAAGTGTAGGGAAGATCAAACAGTACACAAATGTCCTTGAGAAACCCCTTAGCAAAGGCAAACAAGAG GTTAGTTTGAGTGGTTTTGCTTTCTTGTTTTCGGAGCTTGTTCAGTACAATCAGACTCAAGTGGACAACATTACTGAATTAGAGCGAAG GTTGGAGGATGCTGGATATTCTGTTGGAGCACGGACATTGGAACTCCTCTGCCATAGGGAAAAG GGAAATAGAAGGGAGACACGACTACTGGGTATATTATCATTTGTACACAGCACAGTATGGAAGGTTTTGTTTGGGAAG GTTGCTGACTCACTTGAGAAAGGCACTGAACATGAAGATGAATATATGATTAGTGAGAAGGAGCTCCTTGTCAATAG ATTCATTTCAATTCCAAAAGATATGGGTGCATTCAACTGTGGAGCTTTTGTTGCGGGTATTGTAAGG GGAGTTTTGGAAAATGCGGGTTTCCCAGCGGTAGTGACAGCTCATTTTGTCCCTGTGGAGGGGCAGCACCGACCACGGACAACAATTTTGataaaatttgctgaagag GTACTAAGAAGGGAAGCAACACTAGGTTGA